ACGCCGGGCTGCTGCTCCCTGATCCTCTTCATAGTAGCCGAATACTGCTTCATGTCAGCCCCAGTAATCGAATCTCCGAACCGATCAGACTTACCTTGAAGGCGAAATTCAGCACCAAGGCAATCGCCAGACCAATGCACACGACAATAGGCCCAAATGTGTTGTCCAGATCACGTCCGCTCCGCTGCCGGATGAGCCGGGACCGCTTTTCATACATGTACCATCCCCAAGCGGCGGCGAACAAGGCGAAAAAAGTGTAGACAATGGACAAGGCGCGAGCAATATCGTTGTGTTTGCCCGCAGCATTGTACAAAccgagagacagagaagaaagcagGATGCTGATGTGCAGCCACTTGATAAAGGTTCGTTGGTTGGCAAGATATACCTTGCTCTCCACACGGACAGGGCCCGAATCCTTGATCCAGGTGAGGGGTTCACGCACACCGGGTGGCAGGACAACCGACTGTCGATGCGAGCGGCTAGATCGCGAGATGGGGAAAGACGGGAAGAGTGCGGCCAAGCGGGATGACGTTATCGGCTGCGTTTCTCCCGGAGCACTCTCCTCGGGAAATGtgcggccttctccttcctgtATGGTAGGCCTACTCGGCTGTGGCCCAGGCTGCGATGGCTGTCTTGCCCGCGCTGAGGAGCCCAGTTCCGAGAACATGGTAACCGGGGATCCAACCATTGGGCGCACGGTAGGACTTGCTCGGTTGCCCAGGAAGCTTCCGACGGCCATATCATCCTCGGCACGCTTTGCAAGCCGTTCCTGTTCTTCTCGAAACGCTGTTTCGGGATCGCGTCGAATGTCATTCTCCAGTTCGCTCAACCAGAAGGGGAAGCTATTGACATGGTCCTCAAACAGCTGAGCGACACCGTGAACGAACTTCGAGAAACGCGGTGCCTCCTTGACCAGGTGGGAGACCATGAGCTCGTTGACCCACTCGATATGATGTGCGCTGCCCCGCAGCTTGATCTCCAGCAAAGCGTGCGGGAACCGGTTGACCTCGCCGGTTCTGATGCCGTCGAAGGGGTACTGCATTCCGCTATCGTCGATATCCCTCCGATGCCAATCGGTCGGGTCACGACACGGGCGTTCTTCGTCTAGCGCGTCTTCCCTAATGAGCGCAAGGTTAGTGTCGAGGGAAATCCGAATGCGATCATCCCCGGGTATTTGGAATGCAGTGCGGGTGTAATTGGCCCGAAGCATGGGCTGTAGGttgttctccttgatgaatgactgcagctcctcaacatccTTTTTGAGCGTCTCCGCCTCTGCTGATTCGCCGTTATTCAAACCTTCCATTCGATGCAGCTGTTTCTCGAACGTATATTTGCCCTCAAGGAATTCCTGCACATGCTTCTTCTTAAGCTGCACTTTCACCTCTTTGCTATAGTCATCACTGGTcacaatcttcttctccaggaaaaTGGCGGGCGTGTCCTTGAGATCCCCGGTCCACCGAAGTCTGAGCGACCCGGCTTCGGGGGCTTTAGCTACTTTCTGATTGTAGAGGTCGAACTGGGGGTTGTCGAAATACAAAGATGTAATTGTGGGGTCCTCAGGAAGCGACTCAAAATCCCTCGAGGATTTGGGGTTGTAAATGAGCACAGGCAATCGGCGAAGAATGTAAGTTTTGACCTCCAGGATGTTATCTTCATGGACCCAGAACTTGTACGATGAGTACGCATCCTGGCCAGAACGGGGCTCGCTGGCATCCTTGGATTCGACAGCACCCTCACTCAGGATCTGTCGCACAAAGGAATACATTACCGATATCCGATGAACTAGAGGCGAATAGTCCTCGCTGTTGAAAGGGAGCTGCGATAAACGTACTTGCAGCAGCGGCCGTACACGGTATCGTGCACCACGCTTGCGGTCATGCTTCTTGGCAGCCTTTAGGAAACCAGTGAAATTGATGCGACTGTACTTCTGGAGCTCGCTAACTTCTTTGGCAATTTGGTCCAACTCTTGAAGAACTTCAGACGCAAtgctctttttttccttgtcgtccacggtggtggtggtggtggtctCCTGACCCGCATTGGGTGCCAATGGCAGTAACCTGCTCTCACAGGCAGACGTACGCTCTTTCAGCTGCTGAGATGTCTCAACCTGGAAAGAATGGACCTTGTCAAGCTGCACATTGATCAGTTCCTGGACAAAGGCTTCCTCGTCCTGTTCTGTCCAGGGAGACTCTTCTGAGTCACTTGCGTCTTCAGTGACATCATGTTCTTTCAAGAGAACCTTCAATTTGTGATAGTCGATGTACTTCCCACCCCAGGGGGGGTAAATCGAGTTCTTCAGCGTCTTGCCAAAACGCATGACGAATTGACAAACTGAATTCGGCTAAATCGAGGTTGCGACAGTGGCAATGCTATACTCGGTTCAACTGCATGGGCTTGTTGGGGATtatgttgaagaagcgtCTCGACAAACAGCACAAAACATAAAGCGCATGAACATGCCCTCAATGAGCAAAGTAGAGGAGACAGAAGTCGCTTCAGGGCCTGATGTAAGGAGTTTAAGCGACTGAAATAACGCTTGAGATCTGGTGGGTGGCCGGCACAGTCTAGCCTTCCAGCTAGTTTCAGGAAGCTGTTATCAGGAAGTCCATTGCATGCACGTGCTGCACTAGCCTGGAGCACGCTCAGCCAATCACGATCTGCATGACGTCGGTTTGTCTTATTCTGTGGAAGGAGAACGCTGCCACCGGTTTGGTAATACCAATCGGATACAACAGGTATTGTCTTTTCATGACCGGAAGTATTGAAATGGTAACCGGAGATACCTGGGTAGATCACTGATGGAGCCCACAGTGATAAGATCAACAGCACTTTCTCCATACAACATTCCACTCCTGTCTCGTATCCTCTTCGTTTCACAATCGACGACGGCAAATCAAGGCCATGAGGAGTCTTTTTCGCGTGAATATATTGCAATTTACTTTCCTCTATTCTAGATAGTCCATAGCTTACCATTTATGACGAAAAATCCACGAAATGGAGCCCATGAACCCCGAGCCAAATCAAGAACCACCATCGCTGTCCAAATCCCTCCACACCGCATTGACtgatcttcatcgtcgtccaTATCCACATGTTCCTAACCCTCCATCGTGCAAGAAACGTGCTTCAGTAGCTCTGGTCCTCCGGGTGCGACCAGCATATGATCACTGGCCTGATTCGACTTCTCTGCCCGCTGAGCAAGGTCAAACCATTTCCACTGAACAACGCTTGGAGACATTCTTCTCTCAACCCTGGGTTCAGCATGGATCACCAGAGGTCCTGTTTATCAAACGGGCATCACGTGTGGGAGACCGCTGGACAGGACATGTTGCGTTCCCTGGAGGGAAGCGTGATCTAGAAGATACGGATGACCGAGCGGTTGCAATTAGAGAGACCTCGGAGGAGGTAGGATTGGATTTGACGACGGATGACTATATTTACATTGGAAATTTGCCAGAGCGGGTAGTAACAACCAGTTGGGGCTCAGTACCGTACGTTGGCAATCTTGATCTTTCACTTTCCTTCGATAATGCTTACAGCGTTATCCAAGGTTGATGGTCCTCTGTCCTTTCGTCTTTTTGTCAACTCGGAGCGATTCGCCAATTCTCAAATTGCAACCAGCAGAGGTTGCTTCATCACATTGGGTACCTCTCGAAATTCTTCTATCACCTTCAGCACGAACTGTTGAGTATGTCGACATGTCTCAACGGTTCGCAAATCGAGGCGGGCTTATTGCTCGCCTTCTATGTCGGTCCCTGATGGGGTGGATGGAGTTCGCTGCGATTCAGTTGCAACCAAGTGAAAGTCTAAATTGCACTACGACTCCGAACCTGGATACCATTACAAACCAGTCAAGCCTTTCAATCTTCCAAAGATGGAAAACGTGTTTCTCAACCGCCGCCTCCGTTGGCTCAACTCGACCCCTGCATCTGTGGGGGCTGTCCTTGGGAATTTTGGCCGACTTCCTTGATATGCTCCCGCCGCATACGGCTGTGCGGTTGTGGAAGTATCCTACTTTTACAAGCCTTGACTTGCGCTTCATAATTAGCCTTCTGACGTATCGTCTCCGAAAACGCAATATCCTCCATGTGAGATCGGGGGCTCGAGGCGACATGAGTAACACGGCCGTGGACAGCCAAACTGTGGCGTTGCCAGTACTTCAAGAAGTTAATACACAGCACGACTATAACGATGTTGGAATTGGAGGCTTGGGAGTGGGCAGATACTATGGAGCTTCAGATAACGCTTCCGACAGGAGCACATATGCTGTCGGCATCATGCTCAGAGGCTATTATGAGAAGCTGCGTGTTGCGATATATGTCTTCCTCGCATGGAGGATTGCCTTGGGATCTGTGGCAGCGGTCTACGCATGGAAATTCCTTCGAGATCGTCGAATTCGTCGGTGACAAGGTCTCAACCTTTTGTACAGAGGCGATCTTGAACAGTATATAATTGTGGTTCGGGAACTGGTATGTCTCCTTATAGGACCGAGCCTAAGAGTCATAAGGAGATTTTGGTCGTGTATATGCGACGATACTGTACATGAAAGCTTCCTTTACTGGATAGAGCAAGTAGACTATCACCGCTTCCAAGCACATCTGGAATTGAACCAGATGGCGTCACGACCATGGAACGTACTGTTCTGTACCATGTAAATACAGTACGTAATACGGTAGTGGCTCCCCACACCATGTTATCTCGATGCAAAGGTAACCCTTAGTCATGTGACTTTTTGTTGATATCGAGCTCTGACTGGCTGTAAATATACAGGCCCTTACATCAGTCTTGATTCGGTAACTTATTGGTTGGGGTAAGGTAAGATTGACTATCCTAATTAACCCGAAGTTCATGCTTATCGTCCCCATTATCAATCACAATCATCAAGAGTAAATCATCGCGACCAATTCAGAAATCAATCCATTATTTGATCCAGGACTTCACTTTCAGAATCTTTTCCAATGGCCGGAACACAGAAGCTCTATCCTCGTGGCACTGTGAAGGGCATTGTGAAAGCACATTCAAACCGAAGCCTGAGCAAAAACGCTGATATTCTGGTAAGCAGCAGGCCAACAGTCACATTAGAGCTCATTAACTGATGTCTCTCTATGCCATTACGCAGATCTTCTTAGATTATATGCTTTTCATGCAAGAGTGAGTCGGCAACTTGCCCTCCCAGCATCTCCCCAATCATCAGCTGTTACCATCCGTGCCATGTCTTCTACCTCGAGGCACAGCTGAGATACTCATATGATGGGACAATGTTGACTGGATCCAAAGATTGATGCGCGAAGCTTCGATAAGGTCGCGGAAAGCTGGTGAAAAATATGTCTCACCAAACTCTGTCCGAAAGGTCACCGAGGTGCGTTGTCAATTGAATCGATTCATCGTGCTGTACTGATGGCTaaatcttcctcttccccctAGAAAACACTACGAAAATTCAAGGGCTGACCAGTCGAATCGTCTTCCAACCAACTCTATCCAGTATCGAGTGCATGCAATACCCACGATGGGGATGAGGTTACTTAGCGACTTGGCTTACAAGGAGACTACCTGAGATCAGCTCCCTCTTCTACTACTTTTCTGAATATTCTGCAAGGGAAAGGAGTACAGGCGTTGTTGTTGTGTTGGTTCTTATGATACCCGGGTCGTGCCTTGTGGGCTGAGCTCCACGAACAGATACATGATGGTGCCCTCTGAACAGCTTCATAGTCGCTTTATGAAAGAGCAATTGTAATTTATAAATACAAAGACTCATCATTTGACCTCAGTTGTATATGTGTGGAAAGAATTGGCCGCCCTTTAATCTCTTTGTTTTGCTGGTAGTCGCAGCAGGCACGCGACAAAGCGGCGAGAGGTTCGGAAGAGTTCCACCCACATCCTTGACTCTTCAGCTCACGACAGCTTAGACCAGATCTCGCACAACACTCTTCTTTCTGAACCATTTCCCTTTGCGCACTGCGTTTACTTGCTAATTGATATACTGGAACAAGGCAACTCTTAGCCTTTCAAGTTTACTTAACTATTATCCATTATCTGAATCTCAATTCTCCCCTGACTTTGGTCATCGTTCAAAGCTCCAACATTAACCAGCTGTCGAACCACCCATCTCCACAATGGCAGCTATTTCTGTCAACAGCCACTCTCAGGCTCAGTCCGAGGCCTCTCCAAGGCCAGATTATGCAGTCTCTGCTTCTAAAGCAGATGCGGCTCAGGGAACAGCCAACGGCGTGGACACCCTCGACAACCCTCATTTGAAAGATCTTCAGAGGTATGTAAACTTCAAGATTGAAGCTAGCGCATCTGTTGCGATGCTGTACTTCGATTGTTCCGATCATGAAATCTAATAGCATTCTTATAGGAGCTTGCGTAATAccatgaagaagctggtgaGTCGCTCCAACACGCCAGAGAAACACTCGTTCACTCGCTAACAAGCGATCGGTCTCTGTGTAGAACGCAACCGCAAAGGTCGATGCTATCATCGCAGAAAACCCCGGCAAATCTCTCGACGAACTAgttgcggagaagaagatcaacgtGGACCAGAAAGCGCAGGCCCTGAAGAAGCCTGCGCTCCAGGCCACCGTCGCTCAAATCGAGGAGCAAATCGCTCAATTCAAGAGCTTCGCCAGCCATTATGAGGAGCGCCTGAACAGCCAGAAGGCCGCACTGGAGAAGGCCCACAAGGAAGAATTGGATGCTGTTCGGGAAAAGGTTCGCGCGGAGGCTACTGAGTTTCACCAGAAGGATCTCAGACAGCGTCTGCTTAGCCTGACCAAGTTCCTTTGCGCTGCCGCCGCCATGAGGCGCTCCGGTGACGAGACATCCCCCGAGAGCCGTGCATTTGAAGGTGTTCTTTACCAAGTCTACGGAGGCACCCAGGACGCAGTGAGCTCTATGCTCAAACTGATCGAAGGAGTAGACGAGAAGGTCGTCAGTGTGGAGGGAGAAACGCTTGAGGTCTCCTGTAAGGAAGCCCATCATAATTTCTTGATTGAAAGCGATTTGGTCCAGTTGATTAACCATTGTGCCTTGTCTAGACGGTAAGATGAAGCAAACATCCGAGGAGTATGTTCCCGGGGAAGCTACAGAGGAGGTAACTGCAGAAGCAAGTGCAACCTCTGATCCTACGTTGGCGAATGCGGCCTACACTGAACTCCAGGACGGCCCTCTTGACGCCGGTGCTACAGCAGCCAACGAGATTGACTCCTCTGCGCCTAAAGCTGAGGTCTCTCCACCCGCGCAGACTCTCGTTTCCGATGCTGCTAATCCTGTAGCCGAGGCGTCGTGGGAACAGAACGGGGCTGGCTCGCTCGAGTCGTCGGCAAATGCTGACGGCTGGGTTGAGGTGCCTCGCGACCCGGCGGAGACGGAGACGGGCCTACAGGCCACCCCTGCCTCTGTCGATACCGGTCTGAAGGACAACCAGACTGTCGCTGCGGCCTCCGGACAGAGTGATGAACATGTCTCCGTGCCTAAGGCGCAGGGCAGCGACGGATTCGAACCCGTTGTGCACCATCAGAGACAGCCTAGTGGCCGCGGTCGGGGCCGCGGTGGACGTGGCCGGGGAGATGGATTCCGTGGACGCGGCCGTGGCGATTTCAGGGGCCGCGGTCGAGGACGCGGTGGGCGTGGCCGCGGCGGACCAAATGGGGCCCCAGCTgcagctccagctgcagCACAGTGATTAAATTTGAACTTCTCCACAAGACGTTGGCATTTACCATGTGCTCCCGAAGAATAGAGATCTCTAAATGAGAAAGCTCGTCTTCAATGCCATGGTACTCGACTCCAGCGCCTTCGCATTAGGTGCCGCCTGAGGGGCTTTTCCCTCCCAGGCACCACTTCTCCATTCTCCCcttattttcctttcttgaCCACCTTAGTCTCTCCATACCATTCTCTACCTGTCTTAATGTCCACAAGCGCATCGGTACGGCGGTGTTATGGTTGACGAAAGCGATGAACAACTCGAAATTTTTACTGGGAACAAGGATTCTTGATTGCAAAGGCATGGGTTTGGGATTGTCTGGGCTCTTCTGCACCTTTGCTCTCTGGTTCTCCCTTTTGGTCGGTTGATGTTACCAAAAGTCCCTCTTGTATATGTCTGGCAGTTATTGAGCGTGCATATCCTTGGTCTGATCTTTTCGACCTCCTCTTTCATTTTCTGTAGACTCTATTCTCCATTTCCACGCCACCGGTGGATTCCGAAGGCGgcctttttgcttctttggcttcatttcctttccCTGTGTTCTACTTTACAATTCCCCTCGAGGCCCAGCATGCCGGATTTGGGCCATGGAGTGGggggagatggtgatggtgatagGGAGGTTGCTATGACGGCGTCGCAAGGACATGGCTGGTCTGTGGGAGAATGGGTCAATCTTGGCGTAGATTGGTTTGTACAGCAGATGAAATGAATGGCATTCATCTCGCCAACAGCAGTCGTTTCGACTCTTTATTGTAGCTTCGAGGCATCAGTAACAGTAAATAGATCCGAAACTGGCAATAGGGCTCAGGGCTATGACATAATCTGTCTGTCTCGATCTAAGATTGATTACCCAGCAGCTACAGGCATCGGTGTCTCATGCTGATGGATACCGGATTGTCCCTTTTcgcttctcttcttcccttcgTTTGATCGAGTCACTCGTTGTTCAATCCTCATGCTCTACTCCAATTTGCCGATCCGCGAACTTGCAGTCCGAATTGATCATCATGGCGCTGGCTGCGGATCAGCGTAAGAGGATACTACAAGTGTTGATGATATCTCTCCTTCTAGACCTGGTGGGAATAATTCCTACACACTGACTGAATGATAAAGACCCTCTCTAACTGACTTATGCTAGATCTCCTTTACATTCATCCTTCCACTCTTTCCATCTCTGCTTACGTTCTATCGTTCTCAAGACCCCTCTCCCACCTCTCTCCTAAACCAGGTCTTCCACTATCTCAACGCGTATAAGAATTCATTCGCAAAGCCGATCGACTCGCGATATGATATAGTGCTCCTTGGAGGAGCGCTAGGATcgctcttttctcttctacaAGCCATTGCTGCCCCTTTCATCGGCCGACTATCCGACAGATATGGACGACGGACGGCACTGCTCTGCTCCATGGTCGGGAACACTCTGAGTGTCGCACTATGGGTCGCCGCGACGGATTTTCGTACCTTCTTGGCCAGCCGAATTGTTGGTGGTCTAAGCGAGGGCAATGTGCAGCTGGCGCATGCAATTGCTACGGATATCAGTGACGAAAGTAAACGGGGCTCGACCATGGCGCTGGTGGGTGCCTGCTTTAGCATTGCGTTCACCTGCGGGCCGGCTCTTGGAGCCGCCTTGTCGAATATCACCACAGTGGCCGCAAATCCGTTCGCGACCGCTGCAGGGGTCTCGCTTGTCCTTATTGTCACCGAGACACTGTACCTGTATCGCTGTCTGCCGGAAACACACCCCCGATTGACTAAGCTCAGTCTTGGTCCTCACAGAGCTGAGGACACCGCCTCCCCAACGCAAAAGAATGGCAAGCAAGCTGACGCCTCGAACCCCGACTCGACCATGCCTCGCAAACGCACGAATAATCCCGCACTCCTCAACCTGCTtcactttctcttccttcttcctttctccgGGCTGGAAttctctcttcccttccttaCCGCAACTTTTTACGCGGGAAGCACTGCATCTCCATCCGCCCTGAACGGTCGTCTTCTTTCCTTGATGGGACTCATCGCCTCTTTGCTCCAAGGGACCGTCGTGCGACGTCTACCACCACTCATGACCCTTCGCGCCGGGGTGGTAGCTTGCACcatctctttcttcctcctggctcGAGTCTCTTCGCTCGTCGGGCTCTACTCGGCCGGTGCTCTGTTGGCTGTGACCAGTGCTACGGTTGTGACCGGCCTGAATAGTCTCGGTAGCCTTGAAGCGCGGGAAGGAGAGCGCGGCCTTGTGCTGGGTCGACTGCGAAGCTGGGGCCAGGTAGGCCGAGCTGCGGGCCCCCTGCTCTTCTGCTCGCTTTTCTGGTGGGTCGGACGCGAAATTGCCTACACCACTGGTGGGTTCGCAATGTTGGCGGTCTGTGTGGGCGTGTTTACGATGTTGAGGTCGCCTCCTATCGAATCTGTGGCGATGGCCGGCAAGGTGAAGGCCTAGCAGTTTGCATTAGATGCATGTATCAAATCATTGAGCGTATATTCTTAGCATTGCTGGACTTTTGACTGATTCATCACCTAACAACAAGCGGGACTGTTCATAAAGTTTTGACTTCTATGATATGTACATGTACCACAAGGCAATTTCAACGGCTGGTCAGAGATCCATCCTACACTTCTATAACATTCTTGGCTGGGTATAATACACGCAAGTATAAGTATATCAAAAGAGGAGATGGTGCGATTTTAAGACAGCCGACGAAGAAAACATGATCAACGCCATAGAACTAGAGTGAGAGTGCCACACGTGCGCCAAATATATCAGCAGTGGTAGTAGAACAATGCTACAAAGTACCTCTGTGTTATAAAGAGGATGTTTTGCAAGGGCTTACACACCCATCATCAACAGCATCTTGGAACCTGCAACTGTGAGCTATGTTGATCGGTCAGAGCCACGATGCGTGCGAGGCGAGGGAAAGCTACAGGTCTGACAGCCCTGGATCGCCAGCCCAGGCGGAGGGTCGAGAGAACCTCGCGCCTTCCCAATCAGCCAGTCAGTCAACGTGACAAACTTGGCAGTCCGATCCCATCCGCCCGCGTCGTCAGCATGCTCGATCGTATGCGAAGAAATCCGGCCTTCTTCGTCAAAGGAGAAAATGAACAGCCCAGTAAACTGCTCCTCATTCGACAGTTTGAAGATGGGTGCATCCCCGCCCAGAAGCACACTGAGACCCTTGTTGACGCCATTCTTCGCAGAAGTATGGCTGAGCTTTTccgacgatggcgatgacgacAAGGCCTTGTTGGACTTGCTCGCAGCACCGGCAGAGCCACCTTTATGACCCTCTCTCCTGGGCTCTGTCCTCCATCGGACGACTAGCCGCTCATCTCCGCTTTCGCTCTCGCTGCATCCGTCCGGATCTAAGACCGTGCCTGCACGAACGATCCGCTCGCTGAGGATCTGCAACTTCACGTTACCGACTAGCGGCAAGCTGCTCCACGCCACAGGGACGGTCCAGAGCGCGGCTCGATACAATGTGCGACCTTTCACTGTGGGGAGGTGCGGATGCGTCGAGGGAAATAAGTGAAGTGTGATGTTCGGCGAAAGTATGCTCGGAGGTAAAGGATTGATGAGTAGAGTCGGTAGTAGAGGAGAGAGAGTGCGTAGCGCTGCGAAAGGGCACCGTCAGCATGAATCCATCCTTCTCATCGGCAATATATTTCTTCGTCCTGGGACAGTCACACGTACTTTTCCCAAGTTTCAGGATCCGTTCGTCGGGCGGTTTATGATCATTTTGCGGGCCCCCGTTCAGCCCGTCTATGGATGATTCAAGATGTGTCTGTGAGAAGAGCGTGGGCGATGTGGGCGTCGGCCAAGGGTCGTGGAGAATCCCGTGTCGTGGCTGCGCCAAGGGCCGCACTGGACTCGACACAAAATACTGACGGGGACTAGATAGAGAGACAGATTTCCGTGGAGCTTGGAGGAGACATCGAATCGGCTGAGGGGACGGAGCAGAGAGCAGCTTCGGCATCACGGCGTCGGAAGGAGAATAATACCTCAAAGGGATTGCATA
The DNA window shown above is from Aspergillus fumigatus Af293 chromosome 1, whole genome shotgun sequence and carries:
- a CDS encoding putative tetracycline transporter, which gives rise to MALAADQRKRILQVLMISLLLDLISFTFILPLFPSLLTFYRSQDPSPTSLLNQVFHYLNAYKNSFAKPIDSRYDIVLLGGALGSLFSLLQAIAAPFIGRLSDRYGRRTALLCSMVGNTLSVALWVAATDFRTFLASRIVGGLSEGNVQLAHAIATDISDESKRGSTMALVGACFSIAFTCGPALGAALSNITTVAANPFATAAGVSLVLIVTETLYLYRCLPETHPRLTKLSLGPHRAEDTASPTQKNGKQADASNPDSTMPRKRTNNPALLNLLHFLFLLPFSGLEFSLPFLTATFYAGSTASPSALNGRLLSLMGLIASLLQGTVVRRLPPLMTLRAGVVACTISFFLLARVSSLVGLYSAGALLAVTSATVVTGLNSLGSLEAREGERGLVLGRLRSWGQVGRAAGPLLFCSLFWWVGREIAYTTGGFAMLAVCVGVFTMLRSPPIESVAMAGKVKA
- a CDS encoding NUDIX hydrolase, yielding MEPMNPEPNQEPPSLSKSLHTALTDLHRRPYPHVPNPPSCKKRASVALVLRVRPAYDHWPDSTSLPAEQGQTISTEQRLETFFSQPWVQHGSPEVLFIKRASRVGDRWTGHVAFPGGKRDLEDTDDRAVAIRETSEEVGLDLTTDDYIYIGNLPERVVTTSWGSVPLMVLCPFVFLSTRSDSPILKLQPAEYVDMSQRFANRGGLIARLLCRSLMGWMEFAAIQLQPSESLNCTTTPNLDTITNQSSLSIFQRWKTCFSTAASVGSTRPLHLWGLSLGILADFLDMLPPHTAVRLWKYPTFTSLDLRFIISLLTYRLRKRNILHVRSGARGDMSNTAVDSQTVALPVLQEVNTQHDYNDVGIGGLGVGRYYGASDNASDRSTYAVGIMLRGYYEKLRVAIYVFLAWRIALGSVAAVYAWKFLRDRRIQQVDYHRFQAHLELNQMASRPWNVLFCTM
- a CDS encoding SPX domain protein; protein product: MRFGKTLKNSIYPPWGGKYIDYHKLKVLLKEHDVTEDASDSEESPWTEQDEEAFVQELINVQLDKVHSFQVETSQQLKERTSACESRLLPLAPNAGQETTTTTTVDDKEKKSIASEVLQELDQIAKEVSELQKYSRINFTGFLKAAKKHDRKRGARYRVRPLLQVRLSQLPFNSEDYSPLVHRISVMYSFVRQILSEGAVESKDASEPRSGQDAYSSYKFWVHEDNILEVKTYILRRLPVLIYNPKSSRDFESLPEDPTITSLYFDNPQFDLYNQKVAKAPEAGSLRLRWTGDLKDTPAIFLEKKIVTSDDYSKEVKVQLKKKHVQEFLEGKYTFEKQLHRMEGLNNGESAEAETLKKDVEELQSFIKENNLQPMLRANYTRTAFQIPGDDRIRISLDTNLALIREDALDEERPCRDPTDWHRRDIDDSGMQYPFDGIRTGEVNRFPHALLEIKLRGSAHHIEWVNELMVSHLVKEAPRFSKFVHGVAQLFEDHVNSFPFWLSELENDIRRDPETAFREEQERLAKRAEDDMAVGSFLGNRASPTVRPMVGSPVTMFSELGSSARARQPSQPGPQPSRPTIQEGEGRTFPEESAPGETQPITSSRLAALFPSFPISRSSRSHRQSVVLPPGVREPLTWIKDSGPVRVESKVYLANQRTFIKWLHISILLSSLSLGLYNAAGKHNDIARALSIVYTFFALFAAAWGWYMYEKRSRLIRQRSGRDLDNTFGPIVVCIGLAIALVLNFAFKYSATMKRIREQQPGVDTPPMFNVSFTPVEHPDTWRLVNQGGQGM